CCACAGGAGACTTTCACTCCCAAGATACAGTGCATGCCCGGCACACTATAACAATACCCTTGTGCTTTTTACGCACAAGGGTATATGATCATTCGGCAGTTTCTGAATTTTCATTCTCCAGATCAGTCTCTTCAGTTTCTTCGGTAACAGGGGATTCCACCTGTGTTTTGTATTCCCTGAAGATTGGAAAATCAGAGAGGTTCTCAGGAATTTTCCCCTTATCGAGCAAAATGATTTTTACCACATCTTTGTTTCGGGCCATGTGGTATTTTTCTCCATATTCATTTTGCGCAGTATATCTTTTCAGGCTCAAATAATCCTCTTCCTGAATCGATACCGGCTCACCATCTCCAGCCTGTTCTTCACTTTGAATAAAGCCCACTTCAAATTCTACAATTTGAATTTTGTCATTCTTAATGTTTCGTGTTTGTTCGAGGACTGCTTTCGCACCCTCAGTCAGTTCTGACCATTCCATTTGCATTCGCTCCTTAATGACACTGGTTCACATTCATTCGTATGACGATTCTTAGATCGATCATCTGAAAGGTGTGCGTTCAATAAGGTATTATACCATGATCACATGTAAAAATCATGACAGGTCTGAAATCTGTACGGTCAGATTTGTAATTTTGTCTGTGAACGGATCACATTCATCAACTGCTCTTTGCTTTCTGTCCATTCTTCAAATGAATCCCGATCCGCACAAAACGAACTGATTTCTTTTCCCCCATCAAAGACGTTCACACAATAAAAATCATCCCAATGCCTGCTGTATGAAACCGTAATACCGTTATCCAGGGTGATGATTTCATCTCCTTTAATCCAGTCATCCGGATTCACCTGATCGAGATGGCTGTTAACAAGCTCGATCATCTCTTCGTCATCCCACTCATCAAACGCTTTCACATCCGTGCAAAATGAGCCCTTGGACGTGCCGTTTTGCATGACCTCAACGCAGACGACATATTCTGAAAACTTCTGGAAATTAGCAGTGACTGTTTCTGAAATAGTAACTTGTTTTTCGTTCACGTCAATCACCTCTTCAATTAGATTGTTATTGTAAAAAAACACATCTGTAATGTTAGTAATTACAGATGTGTTTCCACAAAATCAGCCTCTTGAAACGTATTTCCCTTCACGCGTATCAATGATCAAATAATCTCCTTCATTAACGAAAAACGGAACCTGGACAGTCAATCCTGTCTCAACGGTCGCCGGCTTTGTTCCGCCTGAAGCCGTATCTCCCTTGATACCTGGCTCTGTATCGGTTACTTTTAATTTTACCGTGTTCGGAACTTCAACTCCAAGAATTTCACCATTATACTGCAAAACCTGTACTTCCATGTTTTCAAGCAGATATTTAAGTTGATGTTTAATCTGATTGGACGGCAGTTCGATTTGCTCAAACGTCTCCATATTCATAAAAGCATGAAGATCCCCATCCGAATACAAATACTGCATTTTATCATTATCAAGATGAGCTTTCTCAACTTTTTCACCTGCACGAAAGGTTTTTTCCTGAATGTTTCCTGATCGCATGCTGCGAAGCTTAGAACGGACAAAGGCTGAACCCTTGCCTGGTTTTACGTGCTGAAATTCAATGACTTGCCAGATGTCATTATCCACCTCAATGGTCAATCCTGTTTTAAAATCGTTAACTGAAATCATAAATGTCCTCCTGTACAAAAATAGTCTAATTCCTCAATTAAAGGGTAATAAGTTCTTTTGTCGACTTGCTCATGATTGTGTTTCCTTCTTTTGTAATCACGATATCGTCTTCAATACGGGTTCCGCCTTTACCGGCAATGTAGATGCCCGGTTCAACCGTCACAACCATTCCCGGCTCAAGTTTCTGCTCACTTCTGAATGACAATCCCGGCCCTTCGTGGACTTCCATGCCCATGCCATGCCCTGTGGAGTGTCCAAAGTAGTCACCATAACCCTCAGCTTTGATGTGATCACGTGTCAAAGCATCCGCTTCAATACCGGTCATACCCGGTTTGATCCCGTTCACCCCACGAAGCTGAGCCTCTAATACTGTATGATATATCTTTTTCAGCTCATCGTCCACTTCTCCGACCGCAACTGTCCGGGTAATATCTGAACAGTAACCTTTGTAATAAGCACCGAAATCAAGGGTTACAAGCTCTCCGGATTGTATCTCTTTATTACTTGCTACACCGTGCGGTAAAGCTGAACGGTAACCGGACGCCACAATTATATCAAATGAAGATGAGACTGCTCCCTTTTTTCTCATGAAAAATTCTAATTCATTAGAAACATCGATTTCTCTTACTCCCGGTTTGATGAAAGACTGAATATGTGTAAATGCATCATCCGCAATATCGACAGCTTCCTGAATAATCTGAACCTCGTCAGCACTTTTGATTAATCTCATTTTTTCTACAAGACCACTTACAGGTACAAGTTCCGCTTCTATTTCACTCTGGAATGTTTCAAATTGCAAGAACGTCGTATGTTCTTTTTCAAAGCCTAGTTTTTTGGCTCCTGCTTTTCCAAGCTGTGCAGCCACTTCTTTAATTAAAGGTCCTTTGTGTTCGATAATATCAAAACCTTCGATCTGCTCATCTGCTTGTTCTGTATACCTGAAGTCTGTAATGAAAAGGGCTTGATCTTCCGTGATCAGAGCGGCTCCTGCTGTTCCGGTAAAGTCTGTCATGTAACGCCGATTATACGGACTCATAATCAGCAATGAGTCAATCCCATTTCCTTGAAATTGCTTTCTTAACTCGTTAAGTTTGGACATGTGTGATCCTCCTCGTCGATTATTCTTTTACCCTTTGTTATTCTAACATGGAAATGCTCCTCATGGTATAAGGTACTTTTGATACATTATGTAGAGAAAAACGGTGTATTCTGAATATTTGAGGTGTAAATATTTGTCCTTGTGGGAATAGTATTCTATCAGTAGATAAGCTGGCTTTGCCGGAACCTATCGTGTAAAATATAAGTAACAGACAAGCAGAACTGAAAACAACGCGCTTCATAAATCAACCAATTTTTCAACCAGATGTTCCATCCGAAAGCTTACCATTTTATATCAGGAGGTGTAATGCAATGAAGCAATTATTTAAAAGCCCAGTACTGGTCATTATTCTATCATTGGCTTTATTGGGAATTGGTGTACAGCTGTTTACATCGCCTGGTGCTTTCTTCACATCCATCCTCATCACCATCGGTATCGCAACTTTGCTGATCCTACTCGTCACAAGGTTTGTCATGCCGAGAATGATGGGCGGACAGAGTGGCGGCGCCTATCAACGTGCTGTCAAGCAATCAAAACGGGTACACAGCCCTCAGCAGGCAACAGCAAAAAAGACGCCCCCTGCCGGAAAAAAGAACACCGTTTCTTTCTCAAAGAAAAAGCAGGAGAAAAAACGCAACTCAACTAACCGGCCACTCGTTCGAAAGCCATCGGATGTAAAGCTCACCGTAATTGAAGGAAAAAAGAACAAGAAAAAAAGCCGGGCACTTTTCTAAAGCCTGGTTTTTTCTTTCGTTCATCTTATCATTTTCTTAATGGTTCATTTTACTGGCTATTATCAGTGGAAGGGGGGATAACATGTGGTTTGGATCTCAGCCGTTTACCCATATCGAAATCATCTCCGAATACCTTTTCTTATCCCTGCTTGCTATAGTCAGTATAGTACTGTGGACTAAACATAAACGGTTGGGATTTAATATGCTCTATTTAACCATCCTTTCCCTGACCGTCGGTTATATCATATTATTGAATATTCCCTACCTGTTCACCGAGGATGGATTGATCCCCATCACCCATCCGCACATACAGGCAACAATGACCTTAACAGGTTTTATCATCCCTTTACTGATTCGAAGAAGTTTTGTATTCCTGACATTAATTCCGATCACGTTAATCTGCATCTATTATTTATTCATCTATCAGATTCCTCTTTTTTCAATTATCGGTGGTCTCTTCATTGGAGGGTTCATCAGTTACGCTTTTTTCAAAAGCCAGGATTGGATGGGTGCCATGCCCGATCCTTACTTATTGGCATTTGCAATTGTTATCCCCATCGCGGCTCTGTTCTTTATTTATCCAGAGATGCCACTTGTCTATTTACCAGGGGTCATGTTGGGGGCTGGAGTTGGAACAGGTCTTGAAACACTGAAGATCAGAATGTCCATCTCAAGCAGTAACCTGAGGAATAAAATCGTCGCTTCCGGTCTTGGTCTATTCGGAATCATACTGGGCTACCTCCTCTATTCCCTTCATTTGTTTGACGGGCCGTTCCCATCGATTTTGCTAGGAATCGTCACGGGTCTGTGGATCACATTCTTTGTTCCTTACTTATCCGTTTTATTAGGGTTTTATGGTCGCGAAGGATTTGAATCCCATGTGTTTTGATTACAGGCAAAAACCTGATCCACTATCAGCGGATCAGGTTTTTCTTTTACTTCCGTGACATTCTCCATAATGGATCTGCCCCGGCTTTATTTATCTTCCCCGTTGACCAGGTCATTCTTTCGCTGAACATCCCTCAGCGCCTCAACTCTCTCAGGATTCTCCTCAAAAAACTGTACCAGATCACCGATGCGGTCGATTGCATCCCAGCTCAGATGATGCTCAATTCCCTCCACGTCTTCATAAATCCCTTCTTCTTCCACGCCTATAATCTTCATAAATGATTCAAGTAAATCATGACGGTATACAAGCCGTTTCCCAATCTTTCTTCCCTTTCCGGTTAAGACCAGTCCCCTGTATTTTTCATAGACCAGATACTCTTTGGCGTCGAGCTTTTGAACCATCTTCGTGACTGAAGAAGGGTGTACCTGAAGCGCCTCTGCGATATCAGAAACCCTTGCGTACCCTTTTTCTTCGATCAATATGTAAATTCTCTCTAAATAATCTTCCATACTTGGTGTTGGCATTTCCTAAACCTCCAGTCAATCTGACAACTGGTTTTCATTATACTATAAAACAGTCCCGCTAACTACCAAAGACATGCAGTCAGGGGACTGATCCGTTTCTTCAATATTCCTGCTCGAATTCGAGCCTGATATGACCGTTCACAGACTTGGCCTGAATGTTCCATGTACCGATCCCGATCTGTGTTGCCCCGTGGCGGTTTTCCCTGATGTTATTGCCACTGAATGCCCGTTCCCAGTCTGCATCTCCACTCACAGAACCATTTGTCGTATTTCCTTCAAACATGACATCGGAATCTCTGGGTATACGGACATTTATTCTTCCATTCACGGTTTCCAAATCCCAGTCTCCCCCCTGATCGAGTGATTCAACCGAGACGGATCCATTAACCGTTTTAGCTGACACGATTGACTCCACATTTGAGAGTTGTATATCTCCATTGGTTCCAGTAGCCGACACAGTCCCTGTCACGTCACTGATCCTGATTCTGCCGTTAGTAGCAGAAGCCAATACATCCCCCTTCTGCCCGGTTACAGAGATTGGGCCGTTGACAACTGAAACCTCTGCGTCGCCTTTGACGCCATCTGACAGAATCGAACCATTGACCAGACTGACCTGTAAGAACAGATCCTGAGGTATAAACAGATCCGCCTCCAATTTGAGTTGTCTCCCAATGACAGGAAACGAGAACATACGGCTTTGATCATGCTCAATATGCATACGATCTCCGTCTTGGTTAATCTCCAACCGCTCCTCAAAACGATTTGCAAGTCTTTCCATCCCCAGACCGGAACCTTTCACTTTACCGTCAATCACCACACTGTCCTCTGCATGTGTTCGAATTGTCAATGATGCATTCGTCAAAGTCAAGGCGATCTCGTCAACTGACTCTTCCATTTCAAAGCTGGCATGATAGTCTTCACTGTTTTCAAACCCTCCACCAATCGCTATTCCGCCCATCGAC
This genomic window from [Bacillus] selenitireducens MLS10 contains:
- the efp gene encoding elongation factor P: MISVNDFKTGLTIEVDNDIWQVIEFQHVKPGKGSAFVRSKLRSMRSGNIQEKTFRAGEKVEKAHLDNDKMQYLYSDGDLHAFMNMETFEQIELPSNQIKHQLKYLLENMEVQVLQYNGEILGVEVPNTVKLKVTDTEPGIKGDTASGGTKPATVETGLTVQVPFFVNEGDYLIIDTREGKYVSRG
- a CDS encoding M24 family metallopeptidase, translating into MSKLNELRKQFQGNGIDSLLIMSPYNRRYMTDFTGTAGAALITEDQALFITDFRYTEQADEQIEGFDIIEHKGPLIKEVAAQLGKAGAKKLGFEKEHTTFLQFETFQSEIEAELVPVSGLVEKMRLIKSADEVQIIQEAVDIADDAFTHIQSFIKPGVREIDVSNELEFFMRKKGAVSSSFDIIVASGYRSALPHGVASNKEIQSGELVTLDFGAYYKGYCSDITRTVAVGEVDDELKKIYHTVLEAQLRGVNGIKPGMTGIEADALTRDHIKAEGYGDYFGHSTGHGMGMEVHEGPGLSFRSEQKLEPGMVVTVEPGIYIAGKGGTRIEDDIVITKEGNTIMSKSTKELITL
- a CDS encoding SA1362 family protein; protein product: MKQLFKSPVLVIILSLALLGIGVQLFTSPGAFFTSILITIGIATLLILLVTRFVMPRMMGGQSGGAYQRAVKQSKRVHSPQQATAKKTPPAGKKNTVSFSKKKQEKKRNSTNRPLVRKPSDVKLTVIEGKKNKKKSRALF
- the mntR gene encoding transcriptional regulator MntR, which produces MPTPSMEDYLERIYILIEEKGYARVSDIAEALQVHPSSVTKMVQKLDAKEYLVYEKYRGLVLTGKGRKIGKRLVYRHDLLESFMKIIGVEEEGIYEDVEGIEHHLSWDAIDRIGDLVQFFEENPERVEALRDVQRKNDLVNGEDK
- a CDS encoding DUF4097 family beta strand repeat-containing protein; translation: MRLTGKRTVGFLIIAIGFMILFERFQMLDAWLVFGYLWIAAIVLFLAELWLDQKKRFFEEEQIRIHKPSVLFLSVMTVVSLSAGNLDSFSSMGGIAIGGGFENSEDYHASFEMEESVDEIALTLTNASLTIRTHAEDSVVIDGKVKGSGLGMERLANRFEERLEINQDGDRMHIEHDQSRMFSFPVIGRQLKLEADLFIPQDLFLQVSLVNGSILSDGVKGDAEVSVVNGPISVTGQKGDVLASATNGRIRISDVTGTVSATGTNGDIQLSNVESIVSAKTVNGSVSVESLDQGGDWDLETVNGRINVRIPRDSDVMFEGNTTNGSVSGDADWERAFSGNNIRENRHGATQIGIGTWNIQAKSVNGHIRLEFEQEY